The Cydia amplana chromosome 19, ilCydAmpl1.1, whole genome shotgun sequence genome includes a window with the following:
- the LOC134656730 gene encoding potassium channel subfamily K member 18-like, translating into MDKNSKKKNHVNGKYKKNNKTDNYRLDDEIDTTCCFCIKTKKSQKKSLIAGCVTNLGIFALLLGYTLLGAFVFLAIEGNASKVHQKTLATTSYQANEVAKTVPISKLNGTIAQASAELRSQTVESIWEITVSLNILYKENWTRLAAQEIARFQEKLVARVAADVSAQYGGARALESAPALIVDDYEWNFAKAFLYSLTVLTTIGYGSVAPRTALGKAVTIGYAVIGIPLTLLYLSVVGALLSRVARSIFSRALCCCLCTKCGYCCLDERTVGGKDRKDKVRRQDDYRNQSLHLQEPYYVRSPSGTIISASQAHSVSTTSIKDKNQSLSFLRDCDSLSCTDTDSKVSLHGFSILAPLSLCLTAIFTYIFFGALVLYQLEGWSPIDGVYFCFMSLSTIGFGHLAPGATQKSGASTGTVWFCSIYIMTGLALTAMCFNVLHDEIVHRLRHHKKIIKSTQKVLTPEFLHRS; encoded by the exons ATGGACAAAAACTCTAAGAAGAAGAATCATGTTAatggtaaatataaaaagaatAACAAAACAGACAATTATAGACTCGATGATGAGATCGATACTACTTGCTGCTTCTGCATCAAAACAAAAAAGAGTCAAAAGAAAAGTCTCATCGCTGGATGCGTCACGAACTTAGGGATATTTGCTCTTCTTCTCGGATATACTCTTTTAGGAGCGTTTGTGTTTCTTGCCATAGAAGGGAATGCCTCGAAAGTCCATCAAAAGACCTTGGCTACCACGTCATACCAAGCGAACGAGGTCGCGAAGACTGTTCCCATCTCAAAACTGAACGGAACGATCGCGCAAGCTAGTGCGGAGTTGAGGTCACAGACTGTTGAAAGCATTTGGGAGATCACCGTATCTTTGAACATTCTTTACAAGGAGAACTGGACGAGGCTAGCTGCCCAAGAAATAGCGAGGTTTCAGGAGAAGTTGGTAGCGAGAGTGGCGGCAGATGTGTCCGCTCAGTACGGAGGTGCTAGAGCGCTGGAGTCGGCACCAGCTCTCATAGTGGATGACTATGAATGGAATTTTGCGAAAGCCTTCCTGTACTCATTAACGGTTCTTACGACAATAG GTTATGGCAGTGTGGCTCCAAGGACAGCATTAGGGAAGGCTGTTACCATCGGGTACGCTGTCATTGGGATACCCTTAACACTACTCTATCTATCTGTTGTCGGCGCCTTACTATCAAGAGTCGCACGAAGCATATTCAGCAGGGCACTCTGCTGCTGCCTATGTACAAAATGTGGATATTGCTGCCTCGACGAGAGAACGGTAGGGGGCAAAGACAGAAAAGATAAAGTAAGAAGACAAGATGACTACAGAAACCAATCATTGCACCTTCAAGAACCGTATTACGTCCGGTCACCATCAGGTACCATTATTTCGGCATCTCAAGCGCACAGCGTCAGTACGACTTCTATTAAAGACAAAAACCAAAGTTTGAGCTTCCTCCGCGACTGCGATTCCTTGAGCTGCACAGACACCGACTCAAAAGTCTCCTTGCACGGTTTCTCGATTCTCGCCCCTCTCTCTTTGTGCCTAACTGCcatttttacatatattttctTCGGCGCGTTGGTTCTTTATCAATTGGAAGGCTGGAGCCCTATCGACGGCGTTTACTTTTGTTTTATGAGCCTGAGCACGATTGGTTTCGGTCATTTAGCACCTGGGGCCACTCAGAAGAGTGGAGCTTCTACTGGAACTGTATGGTTTTGCTCGATTTATATAATGACCGGTTTAGCCCTCACTGCGATGTGCTTCAACGTTCTGCATGACGAAATCGTCCACCGCCTAAGACATCACAAGAAAATCATCAAGAGCACTCAGAAGGTGTTAACGCCAGAGTTCTTGCATCGATCTTGA